The Halorientalis sp. IM1011 genome window below encodes:
- a CDS encoding cupin domain-containing protein, protein MSDTDAEPLIRRGDEIDYETVDAAEGVEKGVLIDEDDGAPNFAIRRFTIAPGGEIPEHTNEIEHEQYVLQGTYTVGIGDDEHEVSAGDSLFIPAGVVHWYRNDGDAEGAFVCAVPNGDDEIELVD, encoded by the coding sequence ATGAGCGACACCGACGCCGAGCCCCTGATCCGTCGGGGCGACGAGATCGACTACGAGACCGTCGACGCCGCCGAGGGCGTCGAGAAGGGTGTCCTGATCGACGAGGACGACGGCGCACCGAACTTCGCGATCCGCCGGTTCACCATCGCGCCCGGGGGCGAGATTCCCGAACACACCAACGAGATCGAACACGAACAGTACGTCCTTCAGGGGACCTACACGGTGGGTATCGGCGACGACGAACACGAGGTTTCCGCGGGTGACTCGCTGTTCATCCCCGCCGGCGTCGTCCACTGGTACCGCAACGACGGTGACGCCGAGGGCGCGTTCGTCTGTGCGGTGCCCAACGGCGACGACGAGATCGAACTCGTGGACTGA
- a CDS encoding CDP-alcohol phosphatidyltransferase family protein, whose translation MSGTERARLARRRRRWLFLGCGTVLVPTVGAAALARLVDPAGAAAWALVVVPIVGYEAWFYHSRHDRVPTAGPALRVADAVTLVRGWLYAAVAGFAVLSPTALVAWLPGLCYGTGVALDWLDGRIARRTGGGTRLGERLDMAFDTLGFLVAPVVAVVWGRLPVWYLSLSAARYLFKAGRGLRRWRGQPVHDLPPSERRRQLSGLQMVFVTVALVPLVPREPLAVLAAVVLTPSLALFARDYLLVAGYLPRAAEQ comes from the coding sequence ATGAGCGGGACCGAACGCGCCCGTCTCGCTCGGCGACGCCGACGGTGGCTGTTCCTCGGCTGTGGAACCGTGCTGGTGCCGACGGTCGGCGCGGCCGCGCTGGCACGGCTGGTCGACCCCGCCGGGGCGGCCGCGTGGGCGCTCGTCGTGGTCCCGATCGTGGGGTACGAGGCCTGGTTCTACCACTCCCGGCACGACCGGGTGCCGACGGCGGGACCGGCGTTGCGGGTCGCCGACGCCGTCACGCTGGTCCGCGGGTGGCTCTACGCCGCCGTCGCCGGCTTCGCCGTCCTGTCGCCGACGGCGCTGGTCGCCTGGCTCCCGGGGCTCTGCTACGGCACCGGCGTCGCTCTCGACTGGCTCGACGGGCGGATCGCCCGCCGGACGGGCGGGGGCACGCGGCTCGGCGAACGACTCGACATGGCGTTCGACACGCTGGGCTTTCTCGTCGCACCGGTCGTCGCCGTCGTCTGGGGACGGCTCCCGGTCTGGTACCTGTCGCTGTCGGCCGCCCGGTACCTGTTCAAGGCCGGGCGCGGGCTCCGCCGCTGGCGGGGCCAGCCGGTCCACGACTTGCCGCCCAGCGAGCGGCGCCGACAGCTGTCGGGCCTGCAGATGGTGTTCGTCACCGTCGCGCTGGTCCCGCTCGTCCCGCGGGAGCCGCTCGCGGTCCTCGCCGCCGTGGTGCTGACGCCGTCGCTGGCGCTGTTCGCCCGGGACTACCTGCTCGTGGCCGGCTACCTGCCGCGAGCGGCGGAACAGTGA
- a CDS encoding co-chaperone YbbN — protein sequence MSEQTENRPEHLADEAELDAFVGDHDRALVEFYTDGCTICQSMEPVLGNVARATGIPVGLVNPRDDPPLVDRFRVQSVPLLVLFEDGEPVARKAEGFVGADELEGFVEA from the coding sequence ATGAGCGAGCAGACAGAGAACCGACCGGAACACCTGGCCGACGAGGCGGAACTGGACGCGTTCGTGGGCGACCACGACCGTGCGCTGGTGGAGTTCTACACGGACGGCTGTACGATCTGTCAGAGCATGGAGCCAGTACTGGGGAACGTGGCGCGGGCGACGGGAATCCCGGTCGGACTCGTCAATCCGCGGGACGATCCGCCGCTGGTCGACCGGTTTCGGGTACAGAGCGTCCCGTTGCTGGTCCTGTTCGAGGATGGCGAGCCCGTCGCGCGGAAAGCGGAGGGGTTCGTCGGCGCGGACGAACTCGAAGGGTTCGTCGAAGCGTAA
- a CDS encoding SLC13 family permease, producing MAFVFALIFVALVLFATEPVPIDITAIGVMVALLLVEPLSVVAADLGLLADPMVVLSDPERGISAVERGISGFANPATITVLAMFVLSAGVQRTGIIQIVGRKIAAFTRDSEPRQLGATIGFVSPISGFINNTAAVAILLPMVTDLAHEGKNSPSKLLLPLSYASMFGGMLTLIGTSTNILASDIAGRLAVQYPSLDLHAFSMFEFTQLGLVLTVVGAAYLMTVGRWLTPARIKPDEDLTEEFEMGEYLTEVVVREDSPVVGRTVKEAMAEFDFDVDLIQLIRGEEVFLEPLGQKTIRAGDVFAIRTDRDTLVEVSDAEGLDLLPEVDVDEAELEAANERQNLVEVVVAPGAALVGETLVSSEFRQQFDATVLALRRGGEVFRKRMDHVPLRVGDTLLVQGSPDSLKRLDRNRNFIVAGEIERPDFRQSKIPVALGIVAGVVLLAAVDVLPIVTAALAGSLGMVVTGCLRPPEVYESVQWDVIFLLAGVIPLGIAMEQTGGADLIADLIVLAAAALPAIAVLGLMYVVTALLTNIISNNASVVLMIPVAVTVAQDLGASAFSFVLAVTFAASTAFMTPVGYQTNLFVYGPGGYRFTDYIRVGGPLQLVFAVVTTVGIAFFFGL from the coding sequence ATGGCGTTCGTCTTCGCGCTGATCTTCGTCGCGCTGGTCCTGTTCGCGACGGAGCCGGTGCCCATCGACATCACCGCCATCGGCGTGATGGTCGCGCTCTTGCTCGTCGAACCGCTCTCCGTGGTGGCCGCCGATCTCGGCCTGCTCGCGGACCCGATGGTCGTCCTCAGCGACCCAGAACGGGGCATCTCGGCCGTCGAGCGCGGCATCTCCGGCTTCGCGAACCCGGCGACGATCACCGTCCTGGCGATGTTCGTCCTGAGCGCGGGCGTCCAGCGGACGGGCATCATCCAGATCGTCGGCCGGAAGATCGCCGCGTTCACCCGCGACAGCGAGCCGCGCCAGCTCGGGGCCACCATCGGCTTCGTCAGCCCAATCTCGGGCTTCATCAACAACACCGCGGCGGTCGCGATTCTGTTGCCGATGGTGACCGATCTGGCCCACGAGGGCAAGAACTCGCCGTCGAAACTCCTCTTGCCGCTGTCCTACGCCTCGATGTTCGGCGGGATGTTGACGCTGATCGGGACCTCGACGAACATTTTGGCCTCCGACATCGCCGGCCGGCTGGCCGTGCAGTACCCGTCGCTGGATCTGCACGCCTTTTCCATGTTCGAGTTCACACAGCTCGGTCTCGTGCTGACCGTCGTCGGCGCGGCCTACCTCATGACCGTCGGCCGGTGGCTCACGCCCGCCCGGATCAAGCCCGACGAGGACCTCACCGAGGAGTTCGAGATGGGCGAGTACCTCACCGAGGTCGTGGTCCGCGAGGACTCGCCGGTCGTCGGCCGAACAGTGAAGGAGGCCATGGCCGAGTTCGACTTCGACGTGGACCTGATCCAGTTGATCCGGGGCGAGGAGGTCTTCCTCGAACCGCTGGGCCAGAAGACGATCCGGGCTGGCGACGTGTTCGCGATCCGGACCGACCGGGACACGCTCGTCGAGGTCAGCGACGCCGAAGGCCTCGATCTGCTCCCCGAGGTGGACGTGGACGAGGCCGAACTGGAGGCCGCCAACGAGCGCCAGAACCTCGTCGAGGTCGTCGTCGCACCCGGTGCCGCGCTGGTCGGCGAGACTCTCGTCAGTTCGGAGTTCCGTCAGCAGTTCGACGCGACCGTCCTGGCGCTCCGGCGGGGCGGCGAGGTGTTCCGCAAACGTATGGACCACGTGCCCCTGCGTGTGGGCGACACCCTGCTCGTCCAGGGATCGCCGGACTCGCTGAAGCGACTGGATCGCAACCGCAACTTCATCGTCGCCGGGGAGATCGAACGCCCCGACTTCCGGCAGTCGAAGATCCCTGTCGCGCTGGGGATCGTCGCCGGGGTCGTCCTGCTGGCGGCTGTCGACGTCTTGCCCATCGTCACAGCAGCACTCGCTGGCTCGCTCGGGATGGTCGTGACGGGCTGTCTGCGCCCGCCCGAGGTGTACGAGTCCGTCCAGTGGGACGTGATCTTCCTGCTGGCCGGCGTCATCCCGCTCGGCATCGCCATGGAGCAGACCGGCGGCGCGGATCTGATCGCGGACCTGATCGTCCTCGCCGCGGCCGCACTGCCCGCCATCGCCGTCCTCGGGCTCATGTACGTCGTCACCGCCCTGTTGACGAACATCATCAGCAACAACGCCAGCGTCGTCCTCATGATCCCCGTCGCGGTGACCGTCGCCCAGGACCTCGGTGCCTCGGCCTTTTCGTTCGTCCTCGCCGTCACCTTCGCCGCCTCGACGGCCTTCATGACCCCCGTGGGCTACCAGACCAACCTCTTCGTCTACGGCCCCGGTGGCTACCGCTTCACCGACTACATCCGCGTCGGCGGCCCGCTCCAGTTGGTCTTCGCCGTCGTCACCACCGTCGGCATCGCCTTCTTCTTCGGGCTTTGA
- a CDS encoding type II toxin-antitoxin system HicA family toxin, producing the protein MSRRTYSGKEIVKALDKWDYKRIDQTGSHAKLRYIHPDTGEKRTVIVPMHDEIATGTLRDIADQCGANDFQKFLDAIEDLL; encoded by the coding sequence GTGTCGCGACGGACGTACTCCGGTAAAGAAATCGTGAAAGCCCTCGATAAGTGGGACTACAAGCGTATCGACCAGACTGGTAGTCACGCCAAACTCCGCTATATTCACCCGGATACTGGAGAGAAACGGACGGTCATCGTCCCGATGCACGACGAGATTGCGACTGGAACGCTCCGTGATATCGCAGATCAATGTGGAGCAAATGACTTTCAGAAATTTCTGGACGCTATTGAGGATCTTCTTTAG
- a CDS encoding DEAD/DEAH box helicase, whose product MSRQVAQVDTLFLHEDGDDYRTVVERDGQRLFQAVLELKETDAGPRPGRFRIKEGTSEEPRSPDEFVDIARRATRIRISQQTSQAGRQRLLDMLDGYQLDAKVVRTCRFCARDGRYSPITSETAIETDDEAICPDCAREELDRQITMQGSMSASARERLEELLLDVQDLDRITNLLEGRLDPDLTKFDEISATLDDVDPVPVDSLSLHPGIQSKLEGRFDELLPVQSLAVENEVLNGRDQLVVSATATGKTLIGEMAGLDRVLNGEGKMLFLVPLVALANQKHESFEERYGDIADVTIRVGASRINDDGNRFSPDADIIVGTYEGIDHALRTGKDLGDIGTVVIDEVHTLGEEERGHRLDGLISRLKHYTETHQSPADTQYIYLSATVGNPGQLAEKLRAQLIEFEERPVPIERHLTFADGREKLDVEDKLVKRAFDQESSKGYRGQTIVFTNSRRRCHEISRKLQYDSAPYHAGLDYKRRKTVERQFADQDLAAVVTTAALAAGVDFPASQVIFDSLAMGIEWLTVQEFEQMLGRAGRPDYHDQGTVYMLVEPDGVYHNSMEMTEDEVAFKLLKGDMEAVITRYDEGAAVEETLANVTVAGKGAKRLNDRMVGEVPTKHALGKLLEYEFIDGLEPTPLGRAVTRHFLAPDQAFLMLDGIRKGRDPAGIVADLELRDEE is encoded by the coding sequence GTGTCACGGCAGGTCGCGCAGGTCGATACGCTGTTCCTCCACGAGGACGGCGACGACTACCGGACGGTCGTCGAGCGGGACGGCCAGCGGCTGTTTCAGGCCGTCCTCGAACTGAAAGAGACCGACGCCGGCCCCCGGCCGGGCCGGTTCCGGATCAAGGAGGGGACCAGCGAGGAACCGCGCAGCCCCGACGAGTTCGTCGACATCGCCCGGCGAGCCACACGCATCCGCATCTCACAGCAGACCTCGCAGGCGGGTCGCCAGCGGTTGCTCGACATGCTCGACGGCTATCAACTCGACGCCAAGGTCGTCCGGACCTGTCGGTTCTGCGCCCGCGACGGCCGGTACTCCCCGATAACGAGCGAGACGGCCATCGAGACCGACGACGAGGCGATCTGTCCCGACTGTGCCAGAGAGGAACTGGACCGACAGATCACGATGCAGGGGTCGATGAGCGCGAGCGCCCGCGAGCGCCTCGAAGAACTCCTGCTCGACGTGCAGGACCTGGATCGGATCACCAACCTGCTTGAGGGGCGACTCGACCCCGACCTGACCAAGTTCGACGAGATCAGCGCGACGCTGGACGACGTGGATCCCGTCCCCGTCGACTCCCTGTCGCTACACCCGGGCATCCAGTCGAAACTCGAGGGGCGGTTCGACGAACTGCTCCCCGTCCAGAGTCTCGCCGTGGAGAACGAGGTGCTGAACGGCCGCGACCAGCTCGTCGTCAGCGCCACCGCCACGGGGAAGACCCTGATCGGCGAGATGGCGGGTCTCGACCGGGTCCTCAACGGCGAGGGGAAGATGCTCTTCCTCGTCCCCCTCGTGGCGCTGGCAAACCAGAAACACGAGTCCTTCGAGGAGCGCTACGGCGACATCGCCGACGTGACGATCCGGGTGGGTGCCAGCCGCATCAACGACGACGGCAACCGCTTCTCGCCGGACGCCGACATCATCGTCGGTACCTACGAAGGTATCGATCACGCGCTCCGGACGGGGAAGGACCTCGGGGACATCGGCACTGTCGTCATCGACGAGGTCCACACGCTCGGGGAGGAAGAGCGGGGGCACCGGCTGGACGGGCTGATCTCGCGGCTGAAGCATTACACCGAAACCCATCAGAGCCCAGCCGATACCCAGTACATCTACCTCTCGGCGACGGTCGGCAACCCCGGCCAACTGGCCGAGAAGCTCCGCGCGCAGTTGATCGAGTTCGAGGAGCGCCCGGTGCCGATCGAACGGCACCTCACCTTCGCGGACGGGCGGGAGAAACTCGACGTGGAGGACAAACTGGTCAAGCGGGCGTTCGACCAGGAGTCCTCGAAGGGGTATCGCGGGCAGACGATCGTCTTCACCAACTCCCGGCGGCGGTGTCACGAGATTTCCCGGAAGTTGCAGTACGATTCGGCCCCGTACCACGCAGGGCTGGACTACAAACGCCGCAAGACGGTCGAGCGGCAGTTCGCCGACCAGGACCTCGCGGCGGTCGTGACGACCGCGGCGCTGGCGGCGGGGGTCGACTTCCCGGCATCACAGGTGATCTTCGACTCGCTGGCGATGGGCATCGAGTGGCTCACCGTCCAGGAGTTCGAGCAGATGCTCGGCCGGGCGGGCCGGCCGGACTACCACGACCAGGGGACGGTGTACATGCTGGTCGAACCGGACGGCGTCTACCACAACAGCATGGAGATGACCGAGGACGAGGTGGCGTTCAAGCTCCTGAAAGGCGACATGGAGGCGGTGATCACCCGCTACGACGAGGGTGCGGCCGTCGAGGAGACGCTGGCCAACGTCACCGTCGCGGGCAAGGGAGCAAAGCGGCTCAACGACCGGATGGTCGGGGAGGTCCCCACGAAACACGCCCTGGGGAAACTCCTCGAATACGAGTTCATCGACGGGCTGGAGCCGACGCCGCTGGGGCGGGCGGTGACTCGCCACTTCCTCGCGCCGGATCAGGCCTTCCTGATGCTCGACGGGATCAGGAAGGGCAGGGATCCGGCCGGCATCGTCGCGGATCTGGAGTTGCGCGACGAGGAGTGA